The sequence ACGGGAAGCGCTCAGCGAACTCATAAAAACAGCTCGGAATGGTCAGAGCCTTGTCGCTGAACTTCACCGTCATTTTATCGGCCATGGTGGACGACTGAGCCAGGTGTACGTCCGGCCCGCCTTTGATCTCGCCACCGGAGGTATTGAGTTCAAAACCCGCCTCTTTGAGCTTTTCATTCACCTCTGCCAGCATATTGTAATGCTTGAGGTGATTCAGGCTGACGGTAAAGTGATTGGCGCGGAAACCCCAGGCCGAAACCCATGCAGCATACTCAGATTCTTCCAGTAATATCTGATATTCTTCGCTGCTTACCTGCCAGTGGGTACCGGAGTACAGAAAATCTTCTTTATTCACTGCATCGGCAGGAATAGCGTCTACCATCCGGTGAATAATCTGCTGAACCTGCTCAGAAAACTCTTCAACCAGTAACTCACTGATAAAGACTTTGGGCTTGGTGTCGTCAGCATGCTCGAAATGTTTGGCCTTGAGCTTTTTCTGCTCAAAATCATACTGACCTTTTTCTTCATAACCCAGGGCCAGGAAATGGGCAGCCAGCTTATCCAGATTCACTTTATCCAGATTGAAGGTACGGAAAGCCACATGATCATTGATCAATTCATCACCGTCGCCGAGCAGCTGATGCACTTTCTCAGCGGAAGGGGTCATGGCAACATAATCCTGCCAAAGGTTTGAAAACAGGCTTTCTATACTGGTATGCATAATAATTAAAAATCCTATACTTAAAGAGTGTAATGTGACATTTAGCTGGTAAAGACAAAACTCATGACCAACCCAATGTCAGACAGGCTCTATTATACAGCAGCATTGAACAAAAAACAGTCAGAAGTGAAAGTTATACAATTCCAGCCAGAAAAGCGCCGCTATAAGGCATTTAACATAGAAAAAGGCGGCTTTCGCCGCCTTTTTGTTATGAGACTGTTAAATTTTCGTTAACTAAACTTGAGGCCTGGGTTCAGGCTACCGGGTAGCTGGCTTTTTTCCAGCTCCACTGAAGCCACGGGGTAGGCGCAGTAGTCAGCCGCATAATAGGCACTGGCTCTGTGATTACCACTTTCTCCTATGCCGCCAAAGGGCGCCGCACT comes from Lacimicrobium alkaliphilum and encodes:
- a CDS encoding DUF1338 domain-containing protein, whose translation is MHTSIESLFSNLWQDYVAMTPSAEKVHQLLGDGDELINDHVAFRTFNLDKVNLDKLAAHFLALGYEEKGQYDFEQKKLKAKHFEHADDTKPKVFISELLVEEFSEQVQQIIHRMVDAIPADAVNKEDFLYSGTHWQVSSEEYQILLEESEYAAWVSAWGFRANHFTVSLNHLKHYNMLAEVNEKLKEAGFELNTSGGEIKGGPDVHLAQSSTMADKMTVKFSDKALTIPSCFYEFAERFPLPDGKLYSGFVAASADKIFESTNAK